The proteins below are encoded in one region of Helianthus annuus cultivar XRQ/B chromosome 2, HanXRQr2.0-SUNRISE, whole genome shotgun sequence:
- the LOC110894033 gene encoding probable myosin-binding protein 5 encodes MASSKRTFRMFVEEELGIFPHFLVWAVLEWMLIISLYLDGFFTFVSNKFADTFELEPPCVLCTRVDHALCGKNPNLYYNDSICDSHKKDISSLAYCQVHAKLSDIRTMCESCLLSFAIEKDSEKDLDEHKPVVKKVKEVNKIDDPNICSCCGESLKPKQPTKEFSKSLSSLRASSLFSTSSPRASSLFPPSPRAASSPRASSSLLPASSPRAFSSSLFPTSSPRAFSSLAPMCSPRAFSSQSRFTDLKFVYDNELDMPEDEHTNAKYSEEDASKTSSIVKGNKFFGIPLTEAVASSPRWAIKPPKKAAPLEKVDLASESIEEQPTDEYSTIQQLKKQVSDNRKTLVTLYMELDEERSAATVAANNAMAMITRLQAEKAGVHMEALQYQRMMDEQAEYDEEAIQILKDLLLKKEEDVRILEAELDTYRGRYGEIRKRGSDEYDDDDFEPRSCGGDKLSESWKDDNVNVNVNADVNRKESDFEMERSQLFGMLKDIENHIHSSSEQYHHQDNNKGDDGDNATLRQEVNQLREKLAAIEAESGFLKHTAMALEKDEPSFHSNSGCVKSFPKRTFCGRDGLRAQHLLDAISGERSATASGLLTAITEETQPARLYVGNDRVGAFTWVQQGDPLGPLLFALALHPLVLQVQENGTVIGDAVQVAKALDIIGLEGPTLGLRLNIRKTKVFWLTCNRVKVRPRLFPCEIGRPERGVKLLGGAVNRDASFISGLAAKRATRAIYIMGHLPLLRDPQSELLQLRSCMGVAKLLFSLRTCQPNFAVDVVSCFDKGLREAIEDIVVCGGPFLVNSNGGSRPCRCGLVGCVTPQENQ; translated from the exons ATGGCCTCATCGAAACGAACATTTAGAATGTTTGTAGAGGAAGAGTTAGGCATATTCCCACATTTCCTTGTGTGGGCAGTTCTTGAATGGATGCTAATCATATCACTATACCTTGATGGATTCTTTACGTTTGTCTCCAACAAATTCGCCGATACGTTTGAATTAGAGCCCCCGTGTGTGCTATGCACACGCGTCGATCATGCACTTTGTGGGAAGAACCCCAATTTGTATTACAACGACTCAATATGTGATTCTCACAAGAAAGACATATCCTCTTTAGCATACTGTCAGGTCCATGCAAAGCTTTCTGATATTCGAACCATGTGTGAATCATGTCTTCTTTCTTTTGCAATTGAAAAAGACTCCGAAAAAGACTTAGATGAGCACAAGCCAGTGGTGAAAAAAGTAAAGGAAGTTAATAAAATAGACGATCCAAATATATGTTCGTGTTGTGGCGAGTCTTTGAAGCCGAAACAACCTACTAAAGAGTTTTCTAAAAGCTTATCAAGCCTTCGTGCATCTTCTCTATTTTCAACATCTTCCCCTAGAGCATCGTCTTTGTTTCCGCCTTCTCCTAGAGCAGCATCCTCTCCTAGAGCGTCCTCTTCGTTGTTGCCTGCTTCTTCTCCTAGAGCGTTTTCTTCTTCGCTGTTCCCAACTTCTTCACCTAGGGCATTTTCTTCATTAGCACCAATGTGTTCCCCTAGAGCCTTTTCATCACAGTCCCGGTTTACAGACCTCAAGTTTGTGTATGATAATGAACTAGACATGCCTGAGGACGAACACACGAATGCAAAAT ATTCTGAAGAAGATGCAAGCAAAACTTCTAGTATTGTAAAAGGAAACAAGTTCTTTGGTATACCGTTAACAGAAGCAGTTGCCAGCAGTCCTAGATGGGCAATTAAACCTCCCAAGAAAGCAGCTCCGTTAGAAAAGGTCGATTTGGCTTCAGAAAGCATCGAAGAACAACCAACAGACGAGTATTCGACTATTCAACAACTAAAGAAACAAGTTAGCGACAACAGAAAAACACTTGTAACATTGTATATGGAACTTGATGAAGAGCGCAGTGCTGCCACTGTTGCAGCTAACAACGCGATGGCTATGATCACACGATTACAAGCCGAAAAAGCTGGTGTTCATATGGAAGCATTGCAGTATCAAAGAATGATGGATGAACAAGCTGAGTATGATGAAGAAGCCATTCAGATCCTTAAAGATTTGCTTCTAAAAAAAGAGGAAGATGTTAGGATTTTGGAAGCTGAACTTGATACTTATCGAGGGCGATATGGAGAAATCAGGAAACGAGGCAGTGatgaatatgatgatgatgattttgagcCTCGGTCTTGTGGCGGTGACAAATTATCTGAGAGCTGGAAAGATGAcaatgtaaatgtaaatgtaaatgcAGATGTAAACAGAAAGGAATCAGATTTTGAAATGGAAAGATCTCAACTGTTTGGAATGTTGAAAGATATTGAAAATCATATTCATTCATCTTCAGAACAATATCATCATCAAGATAACAATAAAG GTGACGACGGAGACAATGCTACGCTTAGGCAAGAGGTTAATCAACTAAGAGAGAAGTTGGCAGCCATTGAAGCCGAGAGCGGATTTTTGAAGCACACCGCGATGGCACTTGAAAAGG ATGAGCCTAGCTTTCATTCAAATTCAGG GTGTGTGAAATCTTTCCCGAAAAGGACATTTTGTGGGCGAGATGGCCTCCGGGCCCAACACCTGTTGGACGCTATTAGCGGCGAGAGGTCGGCGACTGCCTCGGGACTGCTTACTGCCATCACTGAAGAG ACCCAGCCTGCTAGGCTATACGTGGGGAATGACCGTGTCGGGGCATTCACATGGGTCCAGCAAGGGGATCCCTTGGGACCTTTGCTTTTTGCCCTAGCCTTACACCCTTTAGTGCTTCAGGTGCAGGAAAACGGGACGGTTATCGGGGACGCAGTTCAGGTTGCTAAAGCTCTTGACATCATCGGTTTGGAGGGTCCAACCTTGGGGCTACGGCTTAATATTAGAAAAACTAAGGTATTTTGGCTGACATGCAACAGGGTGAAGGTCCGGCCAAGGCTTTTCCCCTGTGAGATTGGGAGGCCGGAGAGAGGTGTCAAACTGCTAGGAGGGGCAGTCAATCGTGATGCCAGTTTTATTAGTGGTCTAGCGGCTAAGAGGGCAACGCGAGCTATTTACATTATGGGACACCTTCCCTTGTTGCGGGATCCTCAAAGCGAACTCCTCCAGCTTAGATCTTGTATGGGGGTTGCAAAGTTGCTATTTAGTTTGCGAACTTGTCAGCCCAACTTTGCGGTTGATGTTGTTTCATGTTTTGATAAAGGTCTTCGGGAGGCAATAGAAGACATTGTCGTATGTGGGGGGCCTTTTTTGGTGAACTCCAATGGCGGATCGCGACCTTGCCGATGCGGCTTGGTGGGTTGTgtaacaccccaggaaaaccagtga